The genomic window AGGGGTATTGGTTTTAAAATAAACATCAAGTTTGCCAGCCTCTTTAATTTTTTTTGTCTGGTTTTTATAAATCAATACTTCGCCTCTGCGCTGTGCTACCAAAATATCCAGGTTAGGGAGGATGGTCATTTCTGTAGGCTCTGTAAATTCTCCTTGCACAAGGGTCACTTTTACAAAACGGTCTTGATCTGGTGTGTCTATTTTAGATTTAGGGAAAAATTCGAAAGCCCGGCTTTCGTAAATGTTTTTGTTTAGTGTTGTTGCCGATATTAATACAAATGCAATGGCAGATAACAGTAGCGTAAAAGTTGTTTTCATTTATTTGATTAAGGTATTTTGAATAAATATAGGATATAGTTTTATACGCTGACGTATTGTATCAAAATTTATGCGAATAATGTCAATATAGAATAACTTTTTTATAAGGTGATTGAATTTAGATTGAAAATGAAATTATAAAACGTTTTCGGTCAAAATTCATACATCAACAAATTTATTAAGGTTATCTATTTTTTTGTTAAGAATCTCTACTGTTTAACTGGTATTGTGCTGGTAATGTTAGCTTTATATAGGTATACACTCTAAAAATAATACGATGACTGGAGTAATAACAGCTTACAATAAAGAGAGAGGTTTCGGTTTAATCTCTCAATATTTGGTTTTAGAAAGCATCTATTTTGATATAGTAGATTGCAAAGCGAAAGGTTTGTATGTTGGAAGTACAGTCGAATTTGATACAGCCATTACTAAAAGAGGAGTAGTTGCTAAGAACATAATGGGTACAGCTAAACTTAAAGTGAGGCCCAAAACTTTAATATAGCCTTTCTGGTTCTTCTAGAAAGATCAGCTTAAAAGCTGGTTTTAATTCTTATGCCTGTAGGGCTTAAAACTGGCGATCGGGTCAGTTATCTGCTCATCAACCGGTCTTATCGGAATTAGTAAAAAGGCTATAAAATTTAAAAATCTTACAACTTTAAGTTGTTTTTTGAATTATTTTGTGTCAGCCTATTGTCATTCTGATTTTAATCTGTAACTTACAGAATGGGCGATAAAGTAAATTTGATTCTTGGAATAGTTTTCCTTTTAGGTGGTTTTAGTGTTTTCTTTGTGATTTTTAGCGGAAAAAAGGGTTAGTTCAATTTTCAAATACTTTTTTCAAGAGAAATTTTTCTCTTCGAATGGTTTATTTTGATGATGCGGCAAAATTCGGTATCCGGATAAAAAAAGAATTCATTTTCTGGCATTCACAACAGCCTTGTAGTATTTAGGGTTGTCTGGAATGTGCAATAATAAATGTAAGTCGAGCGCTTATTAATTGAAGTAGTTTTTATAAAATTTCTTCCGTTAATGGCCTTATTACCTATATTATGCCAATCGTGATATCGGTTCTGGTAAAAAGTACTTGTTCTCGCCGGCTTTCTAATCCGAATGTCTTTGTTAATGCTTAGTGTAACGCAATAAAATAGCGAAGTTGCTGATTCAGTCTGTGACCTTTTTTGTTTATATATGCTTTGTTTGTTTAAATATCAAAATCATCATTAATTGTCGTTTGATCTATAGATTTGACATAGAAATCTATTTAATTGCTAAAACTTTTTGAGTTTTAGTATGTTTATTGTATTAAATCTAAATTAAATGCAAGGAACAGTAAAATTTTACAATGAATCTAAAGGTTTTGGCTTCATTATAACAGAAGACGGCGAAGAAGTTTTTGTTCATGTTACAGGCTTGGTTGATAAAATAAGCCAGAATGATCGGGTAGAGTTCGAAATCGCACAAGGGAAAAAAGGTCCCAATGCGGTTAATGTAAAACTGATTTAATGGCGCAATGAGATTAGGTACCGTAAAGTTTTATAACCCTAAAGAAGGTGTTGGCAGTATTATACCATCAAATGGTGGGCGCGAAGTGAGTGTTTTTGCACGTGGTGTAATCGATCCGATAAAACCCAATAATATTGTTCAGTTTGATGTAGAATTTACGCAAAGTGGTATTGAGGCCATTAAGGTAATGGTGCTATCTGCATAAGTGGGCCTTACAGAAGGTTCTTTTTGTGCCATATTACTGATCTATGTATTATTTGGCACAGTTTTTTGGGTTAGCTATATATTAGTTAACGCAAAGAGTCGAAGTGGTGACAAAAGAAATGGGAACAATAGATTTTTATAATGAAACTGAAGGCTTTGGGAAAATCAGGAACAATATTGGAGAAGAAGTTCTGTTTTATCAAAGCGGCCCAATAAATGGATTTAATTTAAAAAAAGGTTTAAAGGTTTCTTTTGAATTGCATCAAACATTATCAATTGCCATAATTAATTGCTAATTATTGAGCCGAAGGATTGATGATTGTTTAATGCTTTGATTTTTATAGGCTGTATTACACATGGAATTTAATCATTATAATAGATTATTTTAGCAACTTGTAACCAAATCTGATAACTTTGGTCTTACTGTTGTTTATCCTTAAGTTTATGATACAGCTAGAGCCAATTACCGGTTTTTTTAAAAGAGAACGTGCGTTGCAGGCAACATACCCTATGCGTATGTTGATTGTACGTGAGGGGAATGGCTTTTTGTGCATGAATTCTGGCGATTACCCCTTGTTAAAAGGTAGGATATTTTTTATTCCGGAAGAAGGACTGGTTAGGCTAGAAGGAGAAATTACCTCAGGTTATTGGCTCAGTTTTAGTAGTTTATTATATTCCGAATTTTTACTTCAGCACTTAGATCCCCAGGCTAAGAATCTCTTCTTAAATTTATCTTTCAGGGATCTTAATTCGCACAAATCAACTAAAACCTATAGTCTGCTTGATCAGCTAAAAAGAGAAATCAATATTAAAAAAGATATGCCCTTTTTAGCACAGTATTTATCGTTATTTCTGGGTTTTACGGCTGGTTTAGACGGCTATCTTGCTGCTTTAACCTTAGATGATTTACAGCAGGTATTGCGGTTTAGGGCCATTTTGGAACAATTTTATAAGCGAGAAAGGTCCGTTCAGTTTTATGCAGAAGGCATGGGGATGAGCACTGGCAAATTGAATAAATTTTTAGACCGTGTGCTTGGAAAAAGCTTAACAGTACTCATAAAAGATCGGATTATGCGCGAAGCGGAAGAATTGTTGCTTCATAGCGATTATACGGTTGATGAAATAGCCGAATTATTGGGTTTTGAACAAACCACTAATTTTAGCACGAGCTTTAGACGGCATAAAGGCATATCAGTACTTCAATTTAGCCGCCTAACTTAAATTGAATGAAAAATTGGTGCGTCTGCCAAAGAAATGTTCGTCACTTCGATTTCATCTCTTCTAGAGAACAGGTTTTCCAGACCTCACCACATTAATTGCTTTCACGCCTAACGCGTAAAGTTTTGCTTACTGCATCTATTTTATCAGCCGCACCAATTTTGCATCGGCTAAATTATAAAATCTTAGCTTAAAGAAAAAAAATATTCCTAATAATGTTACGAAGTTGTATTTTAGTATTTACAAGTCCGCGTCTGCGCTAATCTCGAGCAGGTAAAATAAAAAGTCTAGTAAGTTTGTAGATTATTTGCAAAAAATTATATTTGCCAAAATACAATCATTGTGAAACAAGAGTTTATGAAATCTTTTACCATAGCTTTTGATACACTGATGGGCAGAAACAGGCCAAAACACCATCAGAAAATCCACGTTTTGATTGGTCGGAAGTTGAATAATAAATGAAGATGATTAAGTCAATGCTAATTTTGAGTTGCACGTTGCTTTTTGCATGTAAAAATGATACGGTGAAGCGCAACACTCAGGTGAAAGTGAAATATAAACCCGCTGTTTGTTGTTCATCTAATCTTCCATCAAGGTTTGGTATAAAAGCGACTAGTAATGTTCGCCCATTTGACGATAAGCAGACTAAAAAATCGTTATAAAATAAACAGGCAGTATCACATTTGTAATTTCATCCGAATTTGCCACATTGTCCAAAGACTTCTACGCAGAGCTTGTTGAAACGCTTTTCTAGGTATTAAGCAGGTTCTTCGACAGGCTCAGAATGACAGATTCAAAAGAAAGGTCGTCATTGCGAGGAGGAACGACGAAGCAATCTTTCACGCTAGTGATCCTTTCCATAAAGATTGCTTCGTCGGCTGAAAAAGCCTTCTCGCAATGACGATAATCTGAGGAGATTTAATCTTTTAAATTCACCTGTCATTAATATTGATTTTTATACAATAAATTGACCTTCAAATTTAGGGACAGGTGTTTTTGCAACCTGCAACCCTAAAAATGAAATACTGTTTTGGCCTATTAGCCCCGGTTGAAGCGTTACCCTGCAGCAACGAGGTACGAGGCAGCGAAGCGGAAAACGGGAAGAAACTAAATGTTTTGCAGAGGCCTTGTGCTCCAAATGGAAATTGTTGTTTTTTAAATTAGAAAATGAGTGTGCAGTGGTTCTTGGCGGTTTGCAGCCCCGCTTTCGCTCATAGTCCTCACTGCGCTGCGGGCTATTCCGCTCTATCAGGTTTAGGAACAAGGGGGAGTGGAAACCTCAAAAATGAAGGGCTATGGGCTAAACAATTTAATCGTTGTAAACGATTGACTATTCAACGCTCGTTAGAAACGAGCGTTAGCATAAAATAAAGTCATTTAGGTTTATAGGTTTTGATCTGTTAAGATAAAGACCAAAGTGTAATAAAACTTATTCAGATAAAAAAAGCGAAAATTGGCACCCAGCTCTGTTCTCTCTGCGCTTTATTCTTTGTGCCCTCTGTGGTTAAAAACCAGTCGGTAGCAAATTTGAACTTGGCTGCTGCAGATTCTTCATTACATTCAGAATGATAAAATGCTAATTTTCAAACAAATAACCGCTATACGCCAATCCTTTGGCTACACTTTTAAAATTATCGCCAGAGTTTAATGGAATATGTGGGAATTTGGTTTTAAACAGGTTTTGTACAGCCGAAACCATCGATGTTCCTCCGGTTAAAAACAAACAGTCAATGTCTTCCGGCTTGATTTTGTATGTTTCCATAAACTGATCCAGGTAAGCATCGATTTTGTTGATGTCTTTTTCGATAATCGAATTATATTGATCGAGCGAAATATCTTCATCAATCTCAATTTCCATATTGCTATAGGCAAAGGTAGAAACAGGCTGGTCAGAAAGTTCAATCTTTGTTTTTTCGATCGATCTGAACAAAGAATAACCGAGGTTATTTTCGATCAACGTGATCAGGTTTTTAAATTTCGGATCGTTCCCAGAGTAATAATAATATTCCTCAATCTCTTTCTGGATTTTTAAACCGTTAAAAAAGTT from Flavobacterium sp. W4I14 includes these protein-coding regions:
- a CDS encoding hypothetical protein (product_source=Hypo-rule applied; transmembrane_helix_parts=Inside_1_4,TMhelix_5_27,Outside_28_30), with protein sequence MGDKVNLILGIVFLLGGFSVFFVIFSGKKG
- a CDS encoding CspA family cold shock protein (product_source=KO:K03704; cath_funfam=2.40.50.140; cog=COG1278; ko=KO:K03704; pfam=PF00313; smart=SM00357; superfamily=50249), which encodes MQGTVKFYNESKGFGFIITEDGEEVFVHVTGLVDKISQNDRVEFEIAQGKKGPNAVNVKLI
- a CDS encoding cold shock CspA family protein (product_source=COG1278; cath_funfam=2.40.50.140; cog=COG1278; pfam=PF00313; smart=SM00357; superfamily=50249), whose amino-acid sequence is MGTIDFYNETEGFGKIRNNIGEEVLFYQSGPINGFNLKKGLKVSFELHQTLSIAIINC
- a CDS encoding AraC family transcriptional activator of pobA (product_source=KO:K18954; cath_funfam=1.10.10.60; cog=COG2207; ko=KO:K18954; pfam=PF12833; smart=SM00342; superfamily=46689,51215), producing the protein MIQLEPITGFFKRERALQATYPMRMLIVREGNGFLCMNSGDYPLLKGRIFFIPEEGLVRLEGEITSGYWLSFSSLLYSEFLLQHLDPQAKNLFLNLSFRDLNSHKSTKTYSLLDQLKREINIKKDMPFLAQYLSLFLGFTAGLDGYLAALTLDDLQQVLRFRAILEQFYKRERSVQFYAEGMGMSTGKLNKFLDRVLGKSLTVLIKDRIMREAEELLLHSDYTVDEIAELLGFEQTTNFSTSFRRHKGISVLQFSRLT
- a CDS encoding cold shock CspA family protein (product_source=COG1278; cath_funfam=2.40.50.140; cog=COG1278; pfam=PF00313; superfamily=50249); this encodes MTGVITAYNKERGFGLISQYLVLESIYFDIVDCKAKGLYVGSTVEFDTAITKRGVVAKNIMGTAKLKVRPKTLI
- a CDS encoding CspA family cold shock protein (product_source=KO:K03704; cath_funfam=2.40.50.140; cog=COG1278; ko=KO:K03704; pfam=PF00313; superfamily=50249) — translated: MRLGTVKFYNPKEGVGSIIPSNGGREVSVFARGVIDPIKPNNIVQFDVEFTQSGIEAIKVMVLSA